Proteins found in one Sulfitobacter pontiacus genomic segment:
- a CDS encoding imelysin family protein: MKKLVLALGLFCAPLGAAAEVGSAVLRDVVDHHILPRYTTLAERTDALANVAQQNCAADDAALRNAYHDAFDAWIAVSHLRFGPSETDNRAFALAFWPDSRGATPKTLAGLITDADPVGRDPQAYADVSIAGRGFYALEFLLYDDQISTMGDAGYRCALVQTVTADIATQSQAILDGWTSGYAEALATPAEGGPYRSTEEAAQELFKALNLGLEFTADTRIGRPMGSFDRPRPNRAETRRSGRSLRNVVVALTSLQDLAERLAADDVAVVAAFDDRFDEALAIAADLDDPVFAGTAKPQSRLRVEVLQQSVAAIRDVARQDLGPHLGVASGFNALDGD, encoded by the coding sequence ATGAAAAAACTGGTCCTGGCCCTTGGTCTTTTCTGCGCACCATTGGGTGCTGCGGCCGAGGTAGGCTCCGCCGTTTTGCGCGATGTGGTCGATCATCACATCCTGCCCCGCTATACCACACTGGCAGAGCGTACGGATGCACTGGCCAACGTTGCCCAACAGAATTGCGCTGCCGATGACGCCGCGTTGCGCAATGCCTACCATGATGCCTTTGACGCGTGGATCGCGGTGAGCCATCTGCGGTTTGGCCCGTCCGAGACCGACAACCGCGCCTTTGCGCTGGCCTTCTGGCCCGACAGCCGTGGGGCCACACCCAAAACGCTCGCGGGGCTGATCACGGATGCCGATCCCGTGGGCCGCGACCCGCAGGCCTATGCCGATGTTTCCATCGCGGGGCGCGGTTTTTATGCGCTCGAGTTCCTGCTGTATGACGATCAGATCAGCACGATGGGCGATGCTGGCTATCGCTGCGCTTTGGTGCAGACGGTAACTGCCGATATCGCCACGCAATCCCAAGCCATTCTGGACGGCTGGACCTCTGGCTATGCCGAGGCCCTTGCAACGCCCGCCGAAGGAGGCCCCTACCGCAGCACCGAGGAAGCGGCGCAAGAGCTTTTCAAGGCGCTGAACCTCGGGCTGGAGTTTACCGCCGACACCCGCATCGGACGCCCCATGGGCAGCTTTGACCGCCCGCGCCCCAATCGGGCAGAGACGCGGCGATCGGGGCGGTCTTTGCGCAATGTCGTGGTCGCGCTCACCTCTCTGCAGGATCTGGCGGAGCGGTTGGCGGCGGATGACGTGGCCGTGGTGGCCGCCTTTGACGACCGGTTTGACGAGGCGCTGGCAATCGCTGCCGACCTGGACGACCCTGTGTTCGCTGGAACGGCCAAGCCGCAATCCCGTCTGCGTGTAGAGGTGTTGCAGCAATCTGTTGCCGCGATCCGCGATGTGGCCCGCCAAGATCTGGGCCCGCATTTGGGCGTCGCTTCGGGCTTTAACGCATTGGACGGAGATTGA
- a CDS encoding imelysin family protein: MTRSLMTSVLALTLASPALAVEKSEVIDTYADIAEAAYGDSLITAQALVDAVDALIAEPSADTMQAARTAWLAARVPYQQTEAYRFGNPIVDDWEGKLNAWPLDEGLIDYVDASYGGATDENAAAALNVIANPTFTLSGTEVDASTITPDFLAETLHEADGNEANVASGYHAVEFLLWGQDLNGTEHGAGGRDWTDYATGDDCTNDNCDRRGQYLKAAADLIVTDLEYMVAQWAEGGAARTNLTDNEDGAISAMLTGMGSLSYGELAGERMRLGLMLNDPEEEHDCFSDNTHNSHYYDGLGIQNVYLGAYARTDGTLVTGPSLSDLVAAENADLDAEMQLNLSTTMRKLGQIKTAAEAGMSYDQMMARGNKGGEALVMGGVNALIAQTKTIERVVATLGVDDVAIEGSDSLDSPGAVFE, encoded by the coding sequence ATGACCCGCAGCTTGATGACCTCTGTGCTTGCATTGACCTTGGCCTCCCCCGCTTTGGCGGTAGAGAAGTCCGAGGTGATCGACACATACGCCGACATCGCCGAAGCCGCCTATGGCGACAGCCTGATCACAGCCCAAGCGCTGGTCGACGCTGTGGATGCCCTGATCGCAGAGCCCTCCGCCGACACGATGCAAGCCGCCCGCACCGCGTGGCTGGCAGCGCGCGTCCCCTACCAGCAGACCGAAGCCTACCGTTTCGGCAACCCTATCGTTGACGACTGGGAAGGCAAGCTGAACGCCTGGCCGCTGGACGAAGGTCTGATCGACTATGTTGACGCCTCCTATGGCGGGGCTACCGATGAAAACGCCGCCGCCGCGTTGAACGTTATCGCGAACCCGACGTTCACACTGTCGGGCACCGAAGTTGACGCCAGCACAATCACCCCCGACTTCCTTGCCGAAACCTTGCACGAAGCCGACGGGAATGAAGCCAATGTGGCGTCGGGCTACCACGCGGTTGAATTCCTGCTCTGGGGGCAGGATCTGAACGGCACGGAACACGGGGCCGGTGGGCGCGACTGGACAGACTACGCCACGGGCGACGACTGCACCAATGACAATTGTGACCGCCGCGGTCAGTACCTCAAGGCTGCTGCCGATCTGATCGTGACCGATCTGGAGTATATGGTTGCACAATGGGCCGAAGGCGGTGCCGCGCGCACCAACCTGACCGACAACGAAGACGGCGCGATCTCGGCGATGCTGACCGGCATGGGGTCGCTGTCTTATGGTGAGCTTGCGGGCGAACGCATGCGTCTTGGTCTGATGCTGAACGACCCCGAAGAAGAGCATGACTGCTTCTCGGACAACACGCACAACAGCCACTATTACGACGGTCTGGGTATCCAGAACGTGTACCTCGGTGCCTATGCGCGTACCGACGGCACGCTGGTCACCGGCCCATCCCTGTCCGATCTGGTCGCTGCCGAAAACGCCGATCTGGATGCGGAAATGCAGCTGAACCTGTCGACCACCATGCGCAAGCTTGGCCAGATCAAGACCGCTGCCGAAGCGGGCATGTCCTATGACCAGATGATGGCGCGCGGCAACAAGGGCGGCGAAGCCTTGGTTATGGGCGGCGTGAACGCCCTGATTGCACAGACCAAGACCATCGAACGCGTCGTTGCCACCCTGGGTGTGGATGACGTGGCGATTGAAGGCTCCGACAGCCTCGATAGCCCCGGCGCCGTGTTCGAGTAA
- a CDS encoding Hpt domain-containing protein, translating to MHKKLELPGIERIRARFLDMLEQRQRALAEHALAAWEGSTLQEINDNLAEARTILHQIAGTAGSLGFDDLGTVARDNELAIDAHLDGPKGKIANCPTEIIFGLDDFLKSSEALIAEQSALESA from the coding sequence ATGCACAAGAAGCTGGAGTTACCGGGGATCGAGCGTATTCGCGCGCGGTTCCTCGATATGCTAGAGCAGCGCCAGCGTGCGCTGGCCGAGCACGCGCTTGCCGCCTGGGAAGGCAGCACGCTGCAAGAGATCAACGATAACCTCGCCGAAGCGCGTACCATTCTGCACCAGATCGCAGGCACGGCCGGTTCTTTGGGGTTCGACGATCTGGGCACCGTGGCGCGCGACAACGAGCTGGCGATTGACGCGCATCTGGATGGCCCCAAGGGCAAGATCGCCAACTGCCCGACCGAGATTATCTTTGGTCTGGATGACTTCCTGAAATCCTCCGAAGCGTTGATTGCCGAACAATCCGCGTTGGAATCCGCCTAA
- a CDS encoding flavin-dependent oxidoreductase, translating into MTQPHILIAGGGIGGLVLALSLHQLGLRCTVYEQVRSLKPLGVGINIQPNAVRELFDLGLTEAQLDEIGVPAKEWALVGQKGQEIYAEPRGTDAGYRWPQYAAHRGQLHMLLYQTLVDRAGAEAVQLGAKITGYTHGPAGGVTAHIARTDGSQTHAEGTLLIGADGIHSAVRAQMHPDQPPIHWGGALMWRGTSRAKPVRTGSSFVGLGDHRQRMVIYPISAPDADGYATINWIAEVTLDETEDRKSGWYRPAELSDFAHHFDGWTYDWLDVPALLRGATEIYENPMIDRDPIPTWVDGPVALIGDAAHAMYPTGSNGASQAIMDARHLCARFLQDGVTPAALRSFDDAYCGPISELILRNRGAGPFGLLNMVNDRCGGAFDQIDDVIPPQERAEYMAQYKTAAGFAVDRLNASDPTLPQGARLT; encoded by the coding sequence ATGACCCAACCCCATATCCTGATCGCAGGCGGCGGTATCGGCGGCCTAGTACTGGCGCTTTCGCTGCACCAGCTTGGCCTGCGCTGCACCGTTTATGAACAGGTGCGCAGCTTGAAACCGCTGGGTGTGGGGATCAACATCCAGCCCAATGCCGTGCGCGAGCTCTTTGATCTGGGGTTGACCGAAGCGCAGCTTGACGAAATCGGCGTGCCCGCAAAGGAATGGGCGCTGGTCGGGCAGAAGGGGCAAGAGATTTACGCAGAGCCGCGCGGCACCGACGCAGGCTATCGCTGGCCGCAATATGCCGCGCATCGGGGCCAGCTGCATATGCTATTGTATCAAACGCTGGTGGATCGCGCTGGTGCCGAGGCCGTGCAGCTTGGTGCCAAGATCACCGGATACACCCACGGGCCAGCGGGTGGCGTGACCGCGCATATCGCCCGTACCGACGGGTCACAGACACATGCCGAGGGCACCCTGCTGATCGGTGCCGACGGGATACATTCCGCCGTGCGTGCGCAGATGCATCCCGATCAGCCGCCGATCCACTGGGGTGGTGCTTTGATGTGGCGCGGCACCTCGCGGGCAAAACCGGTGCGCACGGGGTCTTCGTTTGTCGGGCTTGGTGATCACCGTCAGCGCATGGTGATCTATCCCATTTCAGCCCCCGATGCCGACGGCTATGCCACCATCAACTGGATCGCCGAGGTTACGCTGGACGAGACCGAAGACCGCAAAAGCGGTTGGTACCGTCCGGCGGAGCTGTCAGATTTCGCGCATCACTTTGACGGCTGGACTTACGATTGGCTGGATGTCCCCGCCCTGCTGCGCGGCGCGACAGAGATTTACGAGAACCCGATGATCGACCGTGACCCGATCCCCACGTGGGTCGACGGCCCTGTTGCCCTAATCGGCGACGCGGCCCATGCCATGTATCCCACAGGATCGAACGGCGCGAGCCAGGCGATCATGGACGCCCGCCATCTGTGCGCGCGCTTCCTGCAAGACGGGGTCACCCCCGCGGCACTGCGCAGTTTTGACGACGCTTATTGCGGACCGATATCAGAGCTCATCCTGCGCAATCGCGGGGCCGGTCCTTTCGGGTTGCTGAACATGGTCAACGACCGCTGTGGCGGTGCCTTTGACCAAATCGACGACGTGATCCCTCCTCAGGAACGGGCCGAGTATATGGCGCAGTACAAGACCGCAGCAGGATTTGCCGTTGATCGGTTGAATGCCTCTGACCCCACTTTGCCGCAAGGCGCACGCCTTACATAG
- a CDS encoding di-heme oxidoredictase family protein, whose translation MSLPLLSGPVYAGPLDEPHLDIIPRTADETARIADVTAPPDSFDAPSPFEVNSGGAATVRPRMNADAFSQASGNMSFEDELTFKLGNGLFRKLWVSSPSSTLASDGLGPLFNARSCQSCHIKDGRGHPPEGPDDSAISMFLRVSIPGNEDAGNIKEIEGYLATLAEPTYGTQMQDFAVSGHSAEYRLQVDYTEIPMTLSGGQVVSLRQPTYTAADLGYGPLHPDAMLSPRVTPQMIGLGLLEAIPAADILALTDPNDADSDGISGRANIVWSQEYNMPMLGRFGLKAGMPTIREQSAGAFAGDIGISNPIFGDPFGDCSTIQDACVNAPHGAADVRGFEIDAEGLDLVTFYSRNLAVPARRDADTPEVLRGKQVFHETGCADCHQPSFVTHRLKDQPEQSFQLIWPYTDMLLHDMGEGLADHRPEARATGTEWRTAPLWGIGMTETVSGHTQFLHDGRARSLLEAVLWHGGEAEPAKNRVIDMPPADRDALIHYLESL comes from the coding sequence ATGTCCCTGCCCCTACTGAGCGGTCCGGTCTACGCCGGGCCGCTTGATGAACCCCATCTGGATATCATCCCGCGTACCGCCGATGAAACGGCCCGTATCGCCGATGTAACCGCCCCTCCTGACAGTTTTGACGCCCCCAGCCCGTTCGAGGTGAATAGCGGCGGCGCTGCCACCGTGCGCCCGCGCATGAATGCCGATGCGTTTTCGCAGGCCTCGGGCAATATGTCGTTCGAGGACGAGCTGACCTTCAAACTGGGCAATGGGCTGTTTCGCAAGCTGTGGGTGTCGTCGCCTTCCTCGACGCTGGCGTCTGACGGGTTGGGGCCATTGTTCAACGCACGGTCGTGCCAAAGCTGCCACATCAAGGACGGGCGCGGACACCCGCCCGAAGGCCCCGACGACAGCGCGATTTCCATGTTCCTGCGCGTGTCTATTCCGGGCAATGAAGACGCCGGCAATATCAAAGAGATCGAAGGGTATCTGGCCACGCTCGCCGAACCCACCTACGGCACGCAAATGCAGGATTTCGCCGTCTCGGGGCATAGTGCCGAATACCGCTTGCAGGTCGATTATACCGAAATCCCCATGACCCTGTCGGGGGGCCAGGTCGTGTCCTTGCGGCAACCGACTTACACCGCGGCTGATCTTGGCTATGGCCCGCTGCACCCCGATGCGATGCTGTCGCCCCGTGTGACGCCGCAGATGATCGGGCTTGGGCTTCTCGAAGCGATCCCTGCTGCGGATATTCTGGCGCTGACAGACCCTAATGACGCGGATAGTGACGGTATTTCGGGCCGCGCCAATATTGTCTGGTCGCAGGAATACAACATGCCGATGCTGGGCCGTTTCGGGCTTAAGGCCGGGATGCCCACGATCCGCGAACAATCCGCAGGGGCCTTTGCGGGCGATATCGGCATCTCTAACCCGATCTTCGGCGATCCGTTTGGCGATTGTTCGACCATTCAGGATGCTTGCGTAAACGCGCCTCATGGGGCCGCTGACGTGCGCGGGTTCGAGATTGACGCCGAAGGGCTGGATCTGGTCACCTTTTACAGCCGCAACCTTGCCGTGCCCGCCCGTCGCGACGCGGACACACCCGAGGTGCTGCGTGGCAAACAGGTGTTTCATGAAACAGGCTGCGCCGACTGCCACCAGCCCAGCTTTGTCACCCATCGTCTGAAGGACCAGCCCGAACAAAGCTTTCAGCTGATCTGGCCCTATACCGATATGCTGCTGCATGACATGGGCGAGGGCTTGGCCGATCACCGCCCCGAGGCCCGCGCCACCGGCACCGAATGGCGCACCGCGCCGCTGTGGGGGATTGGCATGACCGAAACCGTATCGGGACATACGCAATTCCTGCACGACGGGCGCGCGCGGTCACTGCTGGAAGCCGTGCTTTGGCATGGCGGAGAGGCCGAGCCCGCCAAGAACCGCGTCATTGACATGCCACCCGCAGACCGTGATGCTTTGATCCACTATCTGGAAAGTTTGTAA